The following is a genomic window from Crocinitomicaceae bacterium.
TTTATTCTGATAATTCCGAATATTGATATAATGGCGATAATACCAACTCCGGCATAAATCCATTTGCGTTTATACATGCTGAGATATTCAAGTTTTTCAACTGCAAATACCAGCCATTGTTTTTCAAGATGTTTAAGATGTTTAGTTTGGGGTACTTTGGAATAGCTTAAAATAATTGGCAATACGGTAAGGCAAAGAATAAAAACCACCATGATATTAATGGATGCAACTACGCCAAATTCAAATAGTCTTTCTGAATTTGTAAACATGAAAGTACCAAAACCAAGTGCGGTGGTCAGGTTGGTCATGAATGAGGCAATACCAATATTGCCAATAACTCTTGAAAGCCCTTTGATTTTATTGCCGTGATGTTTAATCTCTTGATGATATTTTGTGATGAGATAGGTACAATTGGGTATACTAATCACAATCATCAAAGGTGGAATCAACACCATCATAATAGATAGTTTATACCCCAACAAACCTATTGTTCCCAATGCCAGAATAACACCAATAAATACAACTGAAACACAAATGAGCACCACGCGAACTGATCTGAAAAAAATAAAGAGTACTAATGAGGTTACGCCAATGGAAAGCGCAATAAAGAAACCAAGTTCACCTTCAAGTTTTTTAGCAACCGCCACTCGTATGTGCGGCATGCCTGATACCCTTATTTTACCCAACACCGGTTCATATTTCAAAGCAATTTCTTCTACCTTGATAAGCTCTTTAGCAGTTTTCATATCTGCCATGATGCCTTCATCAACAAATGCCATCAAAAGAGAGGTGTTTGTTTCAGGGTTATAGATCAAATCTTTGTATGAAGGGTTTGAGCGAATGATTTTTTTGAGACTATCTACCTCTGCTTGTGTTTGAGGTTTTGATCTCACTACTTTGTCAAAGAAAAACTTTTCATTTACAGTATCTTTTGCCAATTGGTAAAGATGTGCTTCAGAAAAAATAGAATCTATGGCATCTGATTTTGCTACTTCAAGTCCAAATTCATACCAAGCATTAAATTTTTCAAGCGAATAAAGATCCTCTGTTTGTACAGCAAAAATTAAAAGTGATTCACTACCTCCAAAACTACTTTTCAATAATTCGTAATCACGTTTTGGTTTAGAATCTTTAGGCAACATGGTTCCATAGCTGTTGTCCATTTTGATTTTTGTAAACGCAAAATAACCAAAGAATGCTGTAAGTAAAAATATTGCAATCAGAATAATAATCCGATAGCGCAAAATCATTTGTGAAATTTTAAACCACATGCTGTGCCGAACTTAGAATTTCAAAAGTAATATAAAGTCAATGAATCAAAGACGTTTTAGACAAGGATTCTTTTTATCAGAAAGAAATATATTCTTGTGGATTTAACGCAACCCCTTTGTGCCAGAGTTCAAAATGCAGATGAGGCCCTGAAGTGTTTTCACCTGTGTTGCCCACTATTCCAAGTGGATCACCTGTTAATATGCGATCTCCTTGTGTTTTTAATAATACTGAACAGTGTTTGTAAACCGATATGAAATCATTGTTGTGCTGCACAATCAGAATGTTGCCCTCACCCGGAACCCAAGTGGCAACTACTACAGTTCCATCAAGACAGGCTTTTACCGGCTCATCAGCCACAGTAACTACATCAACACCAAAGTGATCTTTAGCCGCGTTGAATGATTGTGAAATCTGACCATTCACCGGTGCAAAGAAAAAATCTACCGCAAACCCTCCCGGATTTCCCGTTGGAACTGATTTTTGGTTTTCCATTTGCTCTCTGAACAAACTGTCTTCAGCTGATCTTGAAAAATCAGGTTTATAATTTACGTACGTAGTGTCTTGCTTTTGAAGATAAAGACTGTCATCAAATGGTTCATCAGTGAGTATATGTTTAATGTCTCGTAGAAAAATATCATTGTTATTGGTCATTTGGTATAATGAATCAATGGTTTTATTCTGCTGTTCCAGCATCAGTCTTGTTTCATCAGCAGATTGCGTGCTAACAATGGTGCTGAGTGAAGTATACCTGAATAAAATCATCACAGTAACAATCACCAGCAAAGTGTAAAATATAATGACTGAAAGAATGGTCATAGACGACACGGAGAAACTCCACTTCTCATGGTAAGTGGTATCATCCATATAAGTGAGCTTATGCTTTTCACGCATGCGCTCAATGATTTGTCCTATTTTCTCAGTCCATTTCAAGATGGACAAAAATACCGAATTTAATTACACCTTAGAATACAAGATATTCTGCCTGATCTTTGTCATCTGAAACTCAGTGCTGAAAAATATGTTAAAGCATATCCGCAGCCTGCTGAAAGGATTTAATATTCAAAGTCACAGTCGGTGTCTTTTAAAATCATCTGATAGTTGAATCAATGGTTCATACATTTGGCTCGTTTTTTGCTTACATTTGAACAACCATTTACTTGATTTGACGTTATATATACTAAACAGGCAAATCAACTAACTGCTAAAAAAAACACCCGATTTCTGAAAAGTCTGATTCACATATCTTTCCTCAGCATGCTGCTGCTTGTTCAAGTTCAGGTATACGGACAATTAACTACCTCAACTTCCATGACACCGACACAACTGGTAGAAAACGTACTTGTGGGCAGTGGGGTAGCAGTGTCAAACGTAATGTATAACGGACACCCTGAAGCAATTGGCTCTTTTACCGGTACAGGCACTAATCTTGGATTAAGTAACGGAATACTATTAACCACAGGTACAGTTTTAAATTCAGGTGGATTTTTGGAGGTAATGGTCCGCACGGCCCTAATGACAGTGGAAGTGCCGGCATTGATAATGGAGAACCCGGTTATACTCCGCTCACTACACTTGCCGGAGCCTCAACATATAATGCTGCCATTCTTGAATTTGATTTTGTGCCACAAAGTGACAGTGTGAAGTTCAGATATGTTTTTGGTTCTGATGAATATCCTGAATTTGTTGACGGCGGTTTTAATGATGCATTTGCTTTTTTCATCACGGGTCCGGGCTTTGGAGGTACTTATAATATGGCTAATATTCCCGGCGGCGGTGGTGTGGTTTCAATTGACAACATCAACAACGGAACATCCAACACTGGGCCTTGCCAGAATTGTACATACTACGTCAACAACGGTACAGGATCTAATGCACCATACAACGGCAGTAGTTTTTACATTCAGTATGATGGCTTCACGGTAGTGATGGAAGCTAAAGCAGATGTTCAATGTGGTGAGACCTATCACTTGGTAATTGCTATTGCAGATGCGGGTGATGGCGCTTATGATTCAGGAATTTTTTTGGAAGCAAACTCACTCGCAAGTTTTGCGCCCATTGAAATTAATGGAGACTTAACCAATGATCATTTTGGTAATAATTATCAGATGGCTGAAGGATGTGAATCAGTTACTGTAACGGTTAGTCGTCCTGCATCCATGGCGGCGGCAGCTGAAAGTATTCCAATCACTGTATTAGGCACCGCAACTGAAGGAGTTGATTATTCCAACATTCCACCATCAGTAAATTTTGCTGCCGGACAAACTACCGTGACCTTCACAGTTGATGCTTTTTCTGACGCATTGGCTGAAGGAGATGAAACTATTATTATTCAATTGAATCAGCCTGATCCATGTGGTACAAGTACTTTTATTTCTCTTGATCTTGTCATAAAAAATACAGCGCCTTTACAAGTGAGTATCTCAGGTCACTCGTTGCATTGCCCCGGTGAAGAAGTTACTTTGAATGCCACTGTCACCGGTGGAATTGAACCTTATACTTTCTCTTGGACAACAGGTGAAACTACAGAAGACATCCTTGTTGCTCCATTATCAACCACCACATATACACTCACGGCAACTGATATCTGTATTGGTACACCGGCAAATGGATCAGCGGTTGTTACCGTTCCGGTTTATCCGCCAATCAGCATAATCACTTCGCCTGATACGTCAGTACTTTGTCCTAATACTCCGGTTGTTCTTTACGCTGAGGCTTCAGGCGGTGAAGGTTCCTTTACTTATACATGGATGGATGGAACAACTACCATTGGCACCGGTCCTGTAGTTACGGTTTCTCCTATGGTTACAACTACCTACATTGTTATGATTGAAGATGGTTGCGGATCTCCAACGCAAACGAATATAACTGTTACGGTGATTGCATCCGTGTTAGAATTAATTATGTCACCTGATCAATTGATTTGTCCGGGTGATACGGCCAATATTTTTGTGATTGCATCTGAAGGTTTGGGTAACTATACTTACTATTGGTATCATTCAGGTGAAACAACTTCTTCTGTAATGGTGTCGCCTAATTATACTCACACGTATACCGTTGCTGTTGAAGATGATTGTCACACCTATCATATTGATGGCTCAACCATAGTTGAGGTAGTAAGACCTCATGCAAATTTTGGTGTTCTCACCAATGAACCTATGGTAGATTTACCCGTGGCATTCCAAAATTTATCCACCGGAGGAGTTGCGTGGGAAT
Proteins encoded in this region:
- a CDS encoding choice-of-anchor L domain-containing protein, which gives rise to MKFRYVFGSDEYPEFVDGGFNDAFAFFITGPGFGGTYNMANIPGGGGVVSIDNINNGTSNTGPCQNCTYYVNNGTGSNAPYNGSSFYIQYDGFTVVMEAKADVQCGETYHLVIAIADAGDGAYDSGIFLEANSLASFAPIEINGDLTNDHFGNNYQMAEGCESVTVTVSRPASMAAAAESIPITVLGTATEGVDYSNIPPSVNFAAGQTTVTFTVDAFSDALAEGDETIIIQLNQPDPCGTSTFISLDLVIKNTAPLQVSISGHSLHCPGEEVTLNATVTGGIEPYTFSWTTGETTEDILVAPLSTTTYTLTATDICIGTPANGSAVVTVPVYPPISIITSPDTSVLCPNTPVVLYAEASGGEGSFTYTWMDGTTTIGTGPVVTVSPMVTTTYIVMIEDGCGSPTQTNITVTVIASVLELIMSPDQLICPGDTANIFVIASEGLGNYTYYWYHSGETTSSVMVSPNYTHTYTVAVEDDCHTYHIDGSTIVEVVRPHANFGVLTNEPMVDLPVAFQNLSTGGVAWEWYFDNGDFSTNNSPLTTYSHWGWYDVTLVAFNEIGCTDTVTKPIYIKPEFYFYAPNSFTPNADRFNNYYEVSVIGATDFLFQIYDRWGNLIYETTDQYFRWDGTYNNQVAFDGVFVYKARVVDRELMPHEYVGHITVLR
- a CDS encoding choice-of-anchor L domain-containing protein, encoding MLLLVQVQVYGQLTTSTSMTPTQLVENVLVGSGVAVSNVMYNGHPEAIGSFTGTGTNLGLSNGILLTTGTVLNSGGFLEVMVRTALMTVEVPALIMENPVILRSLHLPEPQHIMLPFLNLILCHKVTV
- a CDS encoding M23 family metallopeptidase produces the protein MSILKWTEKIGQIIERMREKHKLTYMDDTTYHEKWSFSVSSMTILSVIIFYTLLVIVTVMILFRYTSLSTIVSTQSADETRLMLEQQNKTIDSLYQMTNNNDIFLRDIKHILTDEPFDDSLYLQKQDTTYVNYKPDFSRSAEDSLFREQMENQKSVPTGNPGGFAVDFFFAPVNGQISQSFNAAKDHFGVDVVTVADEPVKACLDGTVVVATWVPGEGNILIVQHNNDFISVYKHCSVLLKTQGDRILTGDPLGIVGNTGENTSGPHLHFELWHKGVALNPQEYISF